One region of Solea senegalensis isolate Sse05_10M unplaced genomic scaffold, IFAPA_SoseM_1 scf7180000015355, whole genome shotgun sequence genomic DNA includes:
- the cep170ba gene encoding centrosomal protein of 170 kDa protein B isoform X3 produces MSVTSWFLVSSSGTRHRLPREMIFVGRDDCELMLQSRSVDKQHAVINFDQNTDEHMVKDLGSLNGTFVNDLRIPDQTYITLKLSDVIRFGYDAHVYILERSQHQVPEEALKHEKYTSQLQLGVKSLEAKTKEKQQLQSSEKSKESLASIKLQDRAERRARSLTATTDSPISKPTPLYGQPSWWGEDEDPANKKLNKGGRSPGQESPEYGKDTSSYEVNGSLSDSQAKSIFSYRREPSYFEIPTKEFQQRSPKKPDSHVHEVPTKDTSDPTDCIPSTPTPPVVQSHASFTIEFDECTPGKMKIKDHVTKFSFRQQRKLPSTDLVTAPTEVMSAESKVADWLVHSNASMMRRKSQTDDMYSTNSDPSFLKSKANHCDDGTHSDSGDPEINGKDFFQSELQIHSRVSPQSQRSPTSQRLASPDSVEPLSNSPAESQSLSSLGKTEPKQAFVIEFFDDNPRKKQPQSLTNNTTPPEPSSLRVQLERAKKSTSPTNERRVHSAASTPPPTQRYTVPLKDSASTSLQRAGSLRREKTEDQISTNFSSRSSSSVSVKPFSSVGRRSKLAQEFTAEFLRQKEEASSSISQKNASSSPRAVKTEEVLRARSSPPPSRAPCHPQTSSPIHKPVPLKTPVLPPASYDSEVKSPLSSPRNEEEDTLSDAGTYTIEADIQDKELEEARTKIDQVQAAAAVLQGAPKWMSCWASLADGYTDSGPSSGLSDNSSKMELSGVARDSVINKVMLSRSSDSTDSRARRILPQVPVVDKSDISTPSIHVHSDPHSTFDVQEKSMVACTSEDGIHRLSVQDDVEPDSLSDASKSDDGSIIEQRRKPPSDTEEKRKEEKHRLVTKPTSFYIESDEAPAKTEGGDFKPERKQPNKIFSTATLTKQKGNHDFGKINPSASAPILGQRTESPEFKDAPVSTLIRQESFTKERPSNARLPNISSQPSKKDPDLDLSSSQDTHSYLKETEDVLAVLEAKLQAGKSATTPSPIMDSLSAESDVDTSSSVSQHSSKTKPNTLTKKPSVTGLHREMSSASITSQDSNHQPMLSEKRRTQGVDSGNKTESVRRPVGLRRSVGKCGSTDLSDDPHSLPYSDQESNTYQTRRKYTVPLQKEDNKASSVSQALNRANSLSAPRPTRTSMLRRARLGDASDNEGTETDRLSHEATNVPAKQQESKKLSRLDMLAMPRKRASSFNTPSDTESSSTPQCRSTGFSSLESSGSSARRGTAAGTKPVERPQKAALSKTPVTRGRSSSAKYTSSTASSRRRQKGSDYASTSDEEYDLNQSTPKHKRSQPSSASQGARNSPRPQPMVAQHPKPRGRDSEEENHEEGAFQNWSTHSAEIARLSQDLAKDLAILAREIHDVAGDGDPQNPGVESSTPVPTVTTHEQLVQRIPEAGLNFQRVPPSSASRREPEQSSNDQELIGRQRAQSRDEVVVDNLMLNPVSQIIGAIRENTEQLADKIKVLFQGKVDIWEKMEAIINSDNDIPVIKTGNKEITSILKELRRVQRQLEVINTVIEPSGQSETPKASASTVLSSSGVRPSRAPSSRDWRTAHSASRRGGGPRPGEGVRRAAMTQGDRREGYLV; encoded by the exons ATGAGTGTGACATCATGGTTCCTGGTCAGCAGCTCTGGCACACGCCACAGGTTGCCACGGGAGATGATCTTTGTTGGCCGGGATGATTGTGAGCTaatgctgcag TCTCGCAGTGTCGACAAACAGCACGCTGTGATCAACTTTGACCAAAACACGGATGAGCACATGGTGAAGGACCTTGGCAGTTTGAATGGG acATTTGTGAACGACCTAAGAATCCCAGACCAGACATACATCACCCTGAAGCTCTCAGATGTCATCCGATTTGGATAtg ATGCTCATGTATATATTCTGGAGAGGAGTCAACACCAGGTCCCAGAGGAAGCTCTTAAA catgagaAATACACCAGCCAGTTGCAGCTCGGTGTAAAATCCCTGGAGGccaagacaaaagaaaaacagcagctcCAGAGCTCAGAGAAGAGCAAAGAATCTCTTGCCAGCATCAAACTGCAGGACAGGGCTGAGCGAAGAGCCCGCTCACTCACAG CTACCACAGATTCTCCAATATCCAAGCCCACTCCTTTGTACGGCCAACCCTCGTGGTGGGGGGAGGATGAGGACCCAGCCAACAAAAAGCTCAACAAAGGTGGAAGATCACCAGGACAAGAGTCTCCAG AATATGGTAAAGATACGTCCAGCTATGAGGTCAATGGATCTCTGTCCGACAGTCAAGCCAAGTCCATCTTCTCCTACCGCCGGGAACCCAGTTACTTTGAGATCCCAACAAAGGAGTTTCAGCAGCGTTCTCCTAAAAAGCCAGATTCACATGTCCATGAGGTTCCCACAAAGGATACCTCTGATCCCACTGACTGTATTCCCTCCACTCCCACACCTCCGGTGGTCCAGAGTCATGCCTCCTTCACCATAGAGTTTGATGAATGCACACCAGGTAAAATGAAGATCAAGGATCATGTGACCAAGTTCTCTTTTCGCCAGCAGCGAAAGCTGCCCTCCACGGACTTGGTCACCGCACCCACAGAGGTGATGTCAGCAGAAAGCAAAGTTGCTGATTGGCTGGTCCACAGCAATGCTAGCATGATGAGGAGGAAATCACAGACTGATGACATGTACAGCACAAACAGTGACCCATCATTTTTGAAATCCAAGG CAAACCACTGTGACGATGGCACCCACAGTGACTCAGGAGACCCAGAAATCAATGGAAAAGATTTTTTTCAGTCAGAACTTCAGATCCATTCCCGGGTTTCTCCACAATCACAGAGAAGCCCTACCTCACAACGGTTAGCCTCCCCCGACTCTGTGGAGCCTTTGTCCAACTCGCCTGCAGAGTCACAGTCTCTCTCTAGTCTTGGCAAGACTGAGCCAAAGCAGGCCTTTGTCATCGAATTTTTTGACGATAACCCCAGGAAGAAGCAGCCTCAGTCCCTCACCAACAACACGACCCCACCTGAGCCCTCAAGCCTCAGGGTTCAGCTAGAGAGGGCAAAGAAGAGCACAAGCCCAACTAACGAAAGGCGAGTCCATTCTGCAGCCTCCACTCCCCCCCCAACACAAAGATACACTGTCCCACTGAAGGATTCTGCTTCTACAAGTCTACAAAGAGCTGGCTCATTACgaagagagaagacagaggaccAAATCAGCACCAACTTTTCGTCCCGTTCTTCATCTTCTGTCTCTGTAAAGCCCTTTAGTAGTGTGGGCCGGAGATCCAAACTCGCTCAAGAATTTACTGCTGAATTTCTCAGACAGAAAGAGGAGGCATCTTCTTCCATCAGTCAGAAAAATGCGTCTAGTTCTCCCAGAGCAGTGAAAACTGAGGAAGTGTTGAGAGCACGGTCAAGTCCTCCTCCATCTAGAGCTCCCTGCCACCCTCAGACTTCCTCTCCCATCCACAAGCCAGTCCCCCTCAAGACTCCCGTGTTGCCCCCGGCGTCTTACGACAGTGAAGTCAAGAGCCCCCTTTCCAGCCCAAGGAATGAAGAGGAGGACACTCTGAGTGATGCGGGCACCTACACGATAGAAGCAGACATCCAAGACAAAGAGCTGGAAGAGGCACGAACCAAAATTGACCAG GTTcaggcagcagctgcagtgttaCAGGGGGCCCCTAAGTGGATGTCTTGCTGGGCCAGCTTGGCAGACGGCTACACAGACTCTGGCCCTTCATCTGGACTCTCTGACAATTCTTCCAAAATGGAGCTGTCAGGAGTGG CACGAGATTCAGTCATCAACAAGGTCATGCTCAGCCGAAGTAGTGACAGTACGGACTCAAGGGCACGGCGCATCCTGCCCCAGGTACCAGTGGTGGACAAGAGTGACATTTCAACCCCCAGCATTCATGTTCATTCCGACCCCCATTCAACATTTGATGTACAGGAGAAAAGCATGGTGGCTTGCACGTCTGAGGATGGCATTCACAGGCTGTCAGTGCAGGATGACGTAGAGCCTGACAGCTTGAGTGATGCCAGCAAGTCAGATGATGGGTCTATCatagagcagaggaggaaaccACCGTCTGATactgaagagaagagaaaagaagagaagcaCAGACTCGTAACCAAGCCGACATCTTTTTATATTGAGTCAGACGAGGCTCCGGCTAAAACAGAGGGTGGAGATTTTAAACCAGAGAGAAAACAGCCAAACAAAATTTTCTCAACAGCTACCCTGACCAAACAGAAAGGTAATCATGACTTTGGAAAAATCAATCCCAGTGCGTCTGCTCCTATCCTGGGCCAGAGGACAGAGAGTCCAGAATTCAAAGACGCTCCAGTATCTACATTAATCAGACAAGAGAGCTTCACCAAGGAGCGGCCTAGCAATGCCAGATTGCCCAACATCTCTAGCCAGCCTTCCAAGAAGGATCCAGACCTGGATTTATCCTCCAGTCAGGACACTCACTCTTACCTGAAGGAGACTGAGGATGTTTTGGCTGTTCTCGAGGCCAAACTCCAAGCAGGAAAATCAGCAACCACTCCATCTCCGATAATGGACTCTCTCTCAGCAGAGTCTGATGTGGATACCTCCAGCTCGGTCAGCCAACATAGTAGTAAGACCAAGCCTAACACACTAACAAAAAAGCCCTCTGTTACTGGCCTCCATAGGGAAATGTCTTCAGCTAGTATAACTAGTCAGGACTCAAATCATCAGCCCATGCTGTCAGAAAAGCGTCGTACTCAGGGAGTGGACAGTGGCAATAAGACTGAGTCTGTCAGGAGGCCAGTTGGACTGAGACGTAGTGTTGGAAAATGTGGTTCCACAGACCTAAGTGATGACCCTCACAGTTTACCTTACTCTGATCAGGAGTCTAATACCTACCAAACCcgcaggaaatacacagtgcCCCTTCAGAAGGAGGACAACAAGGCTTCCAGCGTGTCGCAGGCTTTGAATCGTGCCAACAGTTTGTCAGCTCCGAGACCCACCAGGACGTCCATGCTACGCCGCGCTCGTCTGGGAGACGCCTCAGACAATGAGGGAACAGAGACTGACCGGCTGTCACATGAGGCAACCAACGTCCCAGCTAAACAACAGGAATCCAAGAAACTGTCCAGGCTGGATATGCTGGCGATGCCTCGTAAGAGGGCAAGCTCGTTTAACACACCCAGTGACACCGAGTCCTCGTCCACCCCTCAATGCAGGAGCACAGGATTCTCCAGCTTAGAGTCCAGCGGCAGCTCTGCTCGAAGGGGCACTGCCGCAGGAACGAAACCGGTAGAAAGGCCACAGAAAGCAGCGCTCAGCAAGACGCCAGTCACCCGTGGACGTTCAAGCAGTGCAAaatacaccagcagcacagcAA GCTCCAGGAGGCGACAGAAAGGCTCCGACTATGCCTCTACCTCAGACGAAGAGTACGACTTAAACCAGAGCACACCTAAACACAAACGCTCCCAACCTTCCTCAGCTTCCCAAGGCGCACGCAATTCTCCCAGGCCCCAGCCGATGGTTGCACAGCATCCAAAGCCCCGCGGCAGAGATTCAGAAGAGGAGAACCACGAGGAAGGAGCCTTCCAAAACTGGTCCACTCACAGTGCTGAGATTGCACG GTTGAGTCAAGACCTGGCTAAAGACCTGGCAATCCTGGCCAGAGAGATTCATGACGTGGCAGGTGATGGCGATCCACAGAATCCTGGTGTGGAGAGCAGCACACCAGTCCCCACAGTGACCACTCATGAACAG CTTGTTCAGCGAATCCCAGAGGCTGGATTAAACTTCCAGAGAGTCCCACCAAGTTCTGCATCCAGGAGAGAACCCGAACAGAGCTCAAATGACCAGGAACTGATCGGCAGGCAGCGAGCGCAAAGCAGAGATGAG GTCGTTGTGGATAATCTCATGCTGAATCCAGTGAGTCAGATCATCGGGGCCATCAGAGAAAACACGGAGCAACTTGCTGACAAAATTAA ggtgctGTTCCAGGGCAAGGTGGATATTTGGGAAAAAATGGAGGCAATAATTAATTCTGATAATGACATCCCTGTGATCAAAACTGGCAACAAG GAAATCACGTCTATCTTAAAAGAACTCAGGAGAGTTCAACGACAACTTGAAG TTATCAACACAGTCATAGAGCCGAGTGGTCAGTCGGAAACACCCAAGGCCTCTGCGTCTACCGTCCTCTCCTCGTCTGGAGTTCGCCCCTCCAGGGCTCCGTCCTCGCGAGACTGGAGAACGGCCCACTCTGCTTCCAGGCGCGGCGGCGGACCAAGGCCGGGCGAGGGTGTCAGGAGAGCAGCGATGACACAAGGCGACCGCAGAGAAGGATATTTAGTCTGA